In bacterium (Candidatus Blackallbacteria) CG13_big_fil_rev_8_21_14_2_50_49_14, the following are encoded in one genomic region:
- a CDS encoding 3-oxoacyl-ACP reductase yields MNNRLSQKTIFLTGAARGIGATCARLFVNEGARVFLVDRDQAALEALAAELNQQGEVAIPRVLDITHREDVAQAVKSMHEIWGRVDVLVNNAGITRDSLTAKMSEEAWDQVISVNLKGPMICTQAVFPFMKEQQSGVILSASSVSALGNVGQANYAASKSGLIGLTKTWALEFARYGIRVNAVAPGFTATEMVTTIPEEIQQKLTAQIPLRRFARPEEIAKAYAFLASEEASYITGQVLYVDGGLTAGF; encoded by the coding sequence ATGAACAATCGTCTCAGTCAAAAGACCATCTTTCTGACCGGGGCCGCCCGGGGAATCGGCGCGACCTGCGCACGTCTGTTTGTCAACGAAGGCGCACGGGTTTTTCTGGTCGATCGCGATCAGGCTGCCCTTGAAGCCTTGGCTGCTGAACTCAATCAGCAGGGAGAAGTGGCCATTCCTCGGGTTTTAGATATTACCCACCGGGAAGATGTCGCACAAGCCGTAAAATCGATGCATGAAATCTGGGGACGGGTGGATGTCTTGGTCAACAATGCAGGCATTACCCGCGACTCTCTGACCGCCAAGATGAGCGAAGAAGCCTGGGATCAGGTAATTTCCGTCAATCTCAAAGGCCCCATGATTTGTACCCAAGCTGTATTTCCGTTTATGAAAGAACAACAGTCGGGTGTAATTCTGAGCGCCTCTTCAGTCAGCGCCTTGGGCAATGTGGGTCAAGCCAATTATGCCGCCAGTAAAAGTGGTCTGATCGGACTTACCAAAACCTGGGCTTTAGAGTTTGCCCGCTATGGCATTCGCGTGAATGCAGTAGCGCCTGGATTTACAGCCACAGAAATGGTGACCACCATTCCCGAAGAAATTCAACAGAAACTGACCGCTCAAATCCCGCTGCGGCGTTTCGCCCGCCCCGAAGAAATTGCCAAAGCCTACGCTTTTCTGGCAAGTGAAGAGGCCAGTTATATTACCGGACAGGTTCTCTATGTAGATGGCGGCCTGACCGCCGGCTTCTAA